The Camelina sativa cultivar DH55 chromosome 16, Cs, whole genome shotgun sequence sequence tccatgactttattttgtaaagaaaatgtctaagtttaggatttagaaagaattttaatgactttaaaaagtTAGgtaaatatgttgttattcaatcaagactttttaaaactctttaaaaatttggtgttattggttgtggatttataaaaagttatctaaaatcttgataaatctagtgttattggattaagagttatataaagtcattaaaagttttatgttattcaagtaaaacaaaagaatcttggattgttaatgaattcaaattttatgttattggtttaggattttatatcatttccttcataacaaaagtcatgaaaactctttcatcaaatagaaagattttacaagattagaaaaaacaaatcaccaagattttaaaaaacttcctaaacaatctcttagaatccttcatttttaactttcaattttctatgattctaaaaatcagcaagaacataaagtcattaaaattctttctaaatcctaaaccaatacatCCCCCTTAAAATCATGaactaataacataataattgaacccATTAACAAtcttagattcttttgttttaattgaatatcacaaaacttttaatgactttataaaagtctgaatctaaTAAaccagatttgttaagattttaaatgacttttcacaaatcacaaactaataacactaaattttaacaaagtttaacaaaatcttgatttaataacaacagattctacataacatttaaaatcattaaaactctattcaaatcttaaaccaataatctccactaatattaaaattatatttttacccttactaaaaaattaaacatttgtcTTAATACCAATAGCATAGTAATGtagttttttacattttatgaggttatttttatatatctacttcccaattaatatagtaggatatttttatattttttttagtagttaGTATAATAGTATCCTTTAAATTTAGAtgtaatttattcaaaaaaaaaaaaattaaaacatgtaggtatacttttttttttttttttttNTCGGATAAGGGAGACAATTATCTAGGTATACTTTCTTGTATATGTTAAATGTTTCATCaagtttcatgtaaataaaaattaaagctttCGATCTTGTCTTCTCAAAAGAGAAGTCTCTTgctctatttctttttcttcttcctctcaatattCTAACAGGATCATGATGAACATAATCTCCTTGGCTGATGTACCACTGTGCTTTGTAAAATTCTCATCTTTGAATAAAGCGTTCCATAGTTTGCAAGTGGAAAAATGTTAAATGTTTCATTCCATTAAAAacgtattatttatttaatattttttgcttTATGAAGAAAAACCATCAACTATAAATAACTGAAGACATTTGTTGGCCATACTAGTAACACGTATCTCTCTAATTCTGCTGGCGAAACGAAGATTGCGATTCCAAAGGATATTATTGAACATGAATTCCAATGCTATTCTAAGAATTAATGGAACAGTTGCATGACCAGAAGTTATGATCATCCACGGCTCTAAGTGAGCTGTGAGATATGTGCAGTGCAAAAACAATGTGAGAGACGGAACATGTTCTTTTATCTTCACAGTTTCTATCTTCAACCTGAACAAAGAgcataaaaaagataaatattaatGACTTCTATACGAACTAGTGATTTCAAATTCAATAGTcataacttgttttgttttgtcttgtcatatatatatctgCCAACGTAACTGCCTTAAACCTGTACATATATGGAATGTATACAAATGAAGATTTATCTTTAACTTTgattcttacaatttttttttttccaaattaaaataGTCAAATTTTCTCACAAACAAACATTATCTGCCTCACTGtttactcttttctctctttttttagttAAACATTCAAAATTCTGGTTGGAAGGTCAAAGATTCAAATGCATGAAAAGACTTCAAATACAGACTAAtcaacttttttattaattagtttttttttttattcttgataAGACTTGGGAAAGAAAATAGTCAAATGGATAAAAGTTGAATCACGTAAAATTAAACCACAAACGACGACGTTTAGAAGCGAAAAGTATAAATCGAAACACaccgtttttgagaaattaatcAAAGGGAGTCTCTCTAATTACATCACATTAttagttaataaataattaagacGAAACTCGCGGGAACACTTCATAAAATGGCCCCCCGGCTCCCACATAACGCGgacaagaataagaaaaaaaactgacgAAAAAACGTAACactttttgaagtttgaacaacgaaaaaaaaatattattcaactTTTCTCTCTGCAAAATCGTTACAGAGAGACAAcagccagaaaaaaaaaaaacctttgggCAAAAATTAAGAAGCAAacccaaaagagaagaagagaaaaacaaagttttcattttttttttttttttctgattccaAGTTGTTCTTCTACAGGTAAAGATCGAGTtaaaagtttcaaccttttttaGCGGttgatttcttaatttttccCCACGAATTGAACCCTAATTTTGAGATTTGGTGGTCAGGGTTGGAGAAGattgttgatgttttgttttgattccaTTACTCAACCATATGTTTTCACATATTCAACGACAACAATTCATCGATCCTTGAGAACCAAAACAAAGGATCTtcatttcaggtttttttttttttttttcctcctccaTGGGATCATATCTGTAATAAATGGAATTGGAAATGGTTTTCTCAAAAgcttagatttttgtttttgttttaccagatcaaacttttttttaagagaaGATTTGAAAACTTTGACAAGCCCCCCTGTGATGTGATGGAGCAATTCAGGCAAATCGGAGAGGTTCTAGGAAGCTTAAACGCGCTTATGGTATTACAAGACGATATCTTAATCAACCAGAGACAATGCTGCTTGTTGTTAGACATTTTCAGTTTGGGTTTCAACACCGTTGCTGAAGAGATCAGACACAACTTGAAGCTTGAAGAGAAACATACTAAATGGAGAGCCCTTGAACCGCCTTTGAGAGAGCTCTATCGAGTCTTTAAAGAAGGCGAAATGTATGTTCGCAACTGTATGTCCAATAAAGATTGGTGGGGCAAAGTTATCAACTTTCATCAGAACAAAGATTGTCTTGAGTTTCATATACACAACTTGCTATCTTACTTTCCGGCTGTGATCGAAGCTATCGAGATTGCTGGTGAGATCTCGGGTCTTGACCCTGCTGAGATGGAGAGGAGGAGAGTTGTGTTTCTAAGAAAGTATGATAAAGAGTGGAATGATCCAAAGCTTTTCCAGTGGAGGTTTGGGAAACAGTATTTGGTTCCGAGGGATCTTTGCAGCCGTTTTGAGCATTCTTGGAGAGAAGATAGGTGGAATCTGGTGGAAGCATTGCAAGAGAAGAGGAAGTCGGAAAGCCATGAGATTGGCAAGACTGAGAGGCGTTTAGCTGATTTTTTGTTGAAGAAGCTAACCGGGTTGGAACAGTTTAACGGTAAGCTTTTCCCGAGTTCCATACTCGTTGGTTCTAAGGATTACCAAGTGAGGCGGAGATTAGGTGGTCAGTATAAGGAGATTCAATGGTTAGGGGACAGTTTCGTATTGAGACATTTTTTCGGGGATCTTGAGCCGTTAAATGCAGAGATCTCTTCTCTGTTATCGCTTTGTCACTCGAATATACTTCAGTACCTTTGTGGATTCTATGACGAAGAAAGGAAAGAATGTTCTTTGGTTATGGAGTTAATGCACAAAGATTTGAAAAGCTACATGAAGGAGAATTGTGGACCTAGAAGAAGATATCTCTTCTCTGTTCCTGTTGTGATCGATATAATGCTTCAAATCGCTAGAGGGATGGAGTATCTTCATTCAAATGAGATCTTCCATGGAGATTTGAATCCCATGAACATTCTTTTGAAAGAGAGAAGTCACACTGAAGGCTATTTCCATGCGAAGATATCAGGTTTCGGTTTGACATCAGTTAAGAATCAGTCTTTCTCTCGGGCTTCTTCTAGACCAACCACACCTGATCCTATAATCTGGTATGCACCGGAGGTTCTCTCAGAGATGGAACAAGATCTCAAAGGTACAGCTCCGAGATCGAAGTTTACACATAAAGCTGATGTCTATAGCTTTGCAATGGTGTGTTTCGAGCTTATAACCGGTAAAGTTCCATTTGAAGATAGTCATCTTCAAGGGGATCATATGGCTAAGAACATAAGAACGGGAGAGAGACCTCTCTTCCCTTTCCCTTCGCCAAAGTACCTCGTCAGTCTGATTAAACGTTGCTGGCACTCACAACCGAATCAACGTCCAACTTTCTCTTCGATTTGCAGGATCCTCCGGTACATCAAGAAGTTCCTAGTTGTGAATCCGGATCATGGTCACCTCCAAATCCAAAATCCACTTGTTGATTGCTGGGACTTGGAAGCAAGATTCTTGAAAAAGTTCTCAATGGAGTCAGGTTCACACGCGGGTTCCGTGACACAAATACCGTTCCAGCTTTACTCATACAGGGttacagagaaagagaagatgagtCCAAacttcaacaaagaagagaattCAGAAACAGGTGAATCTGTTTCAGAAAGTGTTTCAGTGGTTGAAGATCCACCAACAATGCCAACGTATGCAAAGTCATTGTGCTTAGATGCAATATCTGAATACTCAGATACAAGATCAGTTTACTCTGAAGCTCCAATCAAAAAGACCTCAGCTTTAAAGAAAAGCAGTGACGCCGTAAAACTCAGAAGAAACTCAATCTCAGGTCAgataaaaattgtatttcatTGTAAAGCTCTCTGATGAAtgagatcaaaccaaataaattaactAAATCTTTCGATTGCAGGTTTACGATCTTCAGGATCATCTCCTATAAAACCAAGATCAGCAACAAAAGCATCATCACCGCTAAGTCCATTTggaagaagcagcagcaaagCAAGGAAGGATACTAGATTGCCTTTGAGTCCTATGAGTCCTTTGATCCATGGAAGACGTAGACAACTCACTGGTCCTGCTTCTGACTCTGAGCTAACATAGCTTTTCAAACACAcacatcttgttttttttgcaagaatCTTAAAACTGAGACAATGTTTCACACAGTGTTAGTTCCATAACATCACCCTTTTTTGTGTAACCTCttaaataccatttttttttttttttttttttttttttttttNttgtatttgtaaattttgCTTTCTTTAGATACTTCTCTGTAGCTTCTGTAAAGTCTACACTTTTTTATCTGAAAAAAACAAGAGCTTTATTTTACCCTTAAACTCGTATTCCTGTGTTTGAGGTTTTGCTCGATTAAAGATTGGATTTTGCGTTCGTGATTGCACCTCTAATGGCTTCGCATACGCAATTAGGTTTGATTATCTTCGAGTTCTCGAGGAAATCTCAAACGAAATTGAGTACCCAGAAACTGCATAGCTTTGTTACTAAGTCCAAACTCGCTCGTGACCCGTTTTTCGCGACGCAGCTTGTACGATTCTATGCGTTAAACGATGATCTTGTTTCTGCCCGCAAACTGTTCGACGTATTTCCTGAGAGAAGCGTTTTCCTCTGGAACTCTGTTATTCGAGCTTTTGCTAAAGCTCATCAATTTAGTACtgctttttcacttttttctcaGATGCTGAGTTCTGCTACGAGACCAGATAACTTCACCTATGCGTGCTTAGCTCGTGGCTGTTCAGAGAGTTTCGATACCGAGGGACTGAGGTGTATTCATGGGATTGCAATCGTATCTGGTCTTGGATTTGATCAAATTTGTGGCAGTGCAATTGTTAAAGCTTATTCAAAAGCTGGCCTTACTTTTGAAGCAAGTAAGTTGTTCCTTTCGATACCAGATCCTGATGTTGCTTTATGGAATGCTATGATTTCTGGATATGGATGCTCTGGATTTTGGGATAAAGGAGTCAATTTGTTTAACTTAATGCAACATCGAGGACATGTACCGAATTGTTATACAATGGTAGCCCTAACGACTTGTTTGATTGATCCTAGTTCGCTACTCATTGCTCGGTCTGTTCAtggattttgtttgaaaatcaATCTAGATACTCATGCCTATGTTGGTTGTGCTTTAGTGAACTTGTACTCGAGATGCAGGTGCATAGCTTCCGCTTGTAGTGTGTATAATACCATCTCTGGGCCTGATTTAGTTGCGTGTTCTTCTTTGATAACTGGTTATTCGAGATGTGGGAATCACAAGGAGGCTTTGTATCTGTTTAATGAGATGAGAATGAGTGGTAAGAAGCCAGATTGTGTTCTTGTGGCGATTGTATTAGGGTCTTGTGCTGAGTTATCAGATTCAGTCTATGGAAAAGAAGTGCACGGCTATGTTATTCGACTAGGACTAGAATTTGATATCAAGGTTTGCTCTGCTCTTATAGATATGTACTCAAAATGTGGGGTTCTGGATTATGCGATGAATCTCTTTGCAGGGATTCCAGAGAAAAACATTGTTTCCTTCAATTCTGTTATTTTGGGTCTTGGCTTGCATGGATTTGCTTCCTCTGCCTTTGAAAAGTTCACCGAGATGCTTGAGATGGGCTTGAAACCTGATGAGGTCACTTTCGCTGCTCTGCTTTCTACTTGTTGCCATTCGGGACTTTTAAACGAAGGTCAAGAGATCTTCGAGAGGATGAAGAGTGAGTTTGGTGTTGAACCACAAACAGAGCATTATGTTTACGTGGTAAAGTTGATGGGAATGGCTGGAAAGCTAGAAGAAGCATTTGAGTTTGTAATGTCATTACGGAAACCAATTGATTCAGGAATTTTGGGAGCACTATTGTCATATTGCGAAGTTCATGAGAACACTCAGTTGGCTGAAGTTGTAGCAGAGAATATATTGGAGAATggggaagagagaagaagtgtATACAAAGTGATGCTTTCTAATGTGTATGCAAGATACGGGAGATGGGATGACGTAGAAAGGCTTAGAGATGGAATAACAGAAAGCTCTGAAGGGAAATTGCCAGGGATTAGTTGGTTTTAACTCTGAAGAAAAACAGTTAATGGCTTGATAGGGTTCTTCTTGCTGATGATTAATAAGAAGAAGCGGAGAAGCTCTTTGTGGCGTTTGAGATAAGGTTAGCAGTTTCCCTTTGAATTACAATGCCTGGTTCGATTAGGTTAAGACCAGATAAGTGTATGACATAATTTTAGGATACTCCGGTCTGATCGGATCTATCTTAAAACATAAAGTTGTGGTTAGGGAGACAAAAAGCAAACCATctcttaaattttatatatttatcctttttcttctaatcacaacttctaaatattactCTTAACTTCTAATATTGCTCTatctttctaatttaaaaatcagAATTAGATTGAAATAATTGTTTGGTTTCATCTTTCCCAGGAAGACAAAGAAACGACTAATTCGATCTCTCATTTTACCTGGTAATATTTTCAATCCTTTTTTTCATGTTTCCtgtcaatttttttaagaagaatTGTGGTTTTCGCTGAGAAACTGCGGTAAATTTCGAAGAAACAATGTAAATCGTAGAATACAGTTTTCTGATTTGATGTCTAGAGAAAATAACTTTTGCAGAAAATTTTGGTCTCTGTATTTTGATTTgatccacatatatatatcgttGCGTGAGATCATTCAATAATTTGTGAAGCTTTCTTGGGGAAAAAGTAAATTAGAAAGTGGTACATTGCCATTTCACTGGATAAAACTTGATACATACGTTATTTCTCCCATCTATGTATGAATCAAAACAATTATTGACATGAATAATAATGGTAGAGGTTTGTTGTTGAACATGTATGATGATACTAAACATTTGTGATGGCTCgctattttgtgtgtttgcaggAGGACGTTTTATTGATCTTAAGGTTCAAATGCAGAGACAAGAACGAGGATCGTAAGAATGGAGCGAGCAAAAACAGGTAAGATTTGTTTGAATTGATACTCAACGTACGGATATTAAATCACCGTAACAACTATTTTCGTCTTTGAAAATTGTTTATGTAAGGTTTTGTTAGTTCTCTTGTTATCTCTGCAGAGGTGGAGAAGAAAGTTTCAAAACTTGTAAAGTTcatccaaaccaaaaacaagattCCAAAGGATTCAAAGAGAGAGCTTCTAGGTATTGTTAACGACCTTCAAGAGCAGTGTCAGTCTCTCTATtctgtttttgatgattttcaaCAAGATTTAGACCCCAATAGCGGTGGTGGCAGAAGAAAAGGGAAATCGCGTATTGCTTCATCGAGTTCAGATTTGGAATATTACTCTTCAGAGGAAATAGAGAATGTTGTGGATGAAGGAATTGAAATTTCTGAGCTACAAAGCAAGCTTGAAACATTGAGGAATGATGCTGAAGAGAGAGAACGAGAACTGGCTTCACGTGTGAAGGAGCTAGAACGAGAGCTAGGTAACGCTAAAGCTGAATGTGATCAGAAAAGAGGTTTAGAAAAAGAGATTGCGATGAAAGCTAGTGAAAGTAAACAGTTAGGAGAGAAGAACAAAGGGCTTAGATCTCAGATCTCCGGTTTGGAATcggttttgagagagaaaggagatgagATATCAACACTTGTGAACAAGTTTGGGAACAGTGAGTTAGGTTTAACATCGAGGATCGAAGAGTTGAAGAGCCAGTTGAgaaatttggaagaagaaattGGTTTCCTTCGCGCAAGAAACGCGGAATTGGCTAAAAAGTATGAAGTTAAGAGAGTAGAGGATGAAGAGCGAGTTAAGGGACTGGTGGATCAGGTAAATGGTATGAAACGTGAGCTTGAATCATCCCGGAGGCAGAAAGATGGATCTGAAGCAAAGTTGGagaaaaaagttgaagaagttacagagacagagatgCAACTGAAGAGtctgaaagaagaaacagaggaggagaggaACAGACTGAATGAAGAGATTGAGTATCTTAAAGGAGAAAATGAGAAGCTGCATACAAGAATCGCAGAGCTGGATTCATTGAACATGGAGATAAAGACGAAGAATGCTGATAAGATTAGAAATGAGAGCAAGATATTGGACATTCAAAATTCTGATCAGAAGAAATTGGTCAAGGAACAAGATGATATTATTCGCAGGTAAACAACAACAGAAacgtttttggttttcaaaataaTCAGAGTATTCATTCATTTCAGGCTTTAAGTCTTTTATGTTCTGACGCAGGCTATCGGAGAAACTCAAGGATCAACAGAGACTTGTCGAAGAACAAAAAGACACTATTGACAAGTTATCTGATGATCAGAAGCTGTCGAAACGCTGGTCATCTGGCTCGAGCCGGGATTCGAAGCTGAATCCAAATGCTTtagagaagaaaatggaagagTTAGCAGAAGATTTCCGGATGAAGATAGAAGATCATATTAGGATACTATACAGGAGGATCCACGTGGCCGAACAAATACACTTGGAGAGCAAACACGAGTATATAAAAACACGAGAAATGGctcaagaaaacagagaaagccTGATGTTTTTCGAAACCCATTTCAGCAACATGAAGGATTCTTTGGAAAAAGGGTACAGGAGATCGGAAATGGCGATGAAGAAGctagaagaagcagaggaacagACGAAGAGAGTTGGGAGATTAGGGGAAGAGATCGAGTCAGCGAAGCAGTGGGTGAGTGAGAAGAAGAGCGAGGTAGAGAGTCTAACGGCAAAGCTAGAATACGGAGAAGCTGAAGAAAATCTGTTGAAGGAGAAGCTATCAAAGCTAGAGAAGAAGCTTGCGGAAGAAGGAACAGAGAAACTGAAACTAACAAAGGTTGTGAGCAAAATTGAAACGAAAATGAAAGAGCTAGAGTTGAAGGCGAAGGGGAGAGAAGTAGAAGTGTTGAGTTtaagggaagagaagagagaagcgATAAGACAACTGTGTATCGTTGTGGATTATCAAAGAGATCGATACGATCAACTCAAGAAGTCATCAATCTTAAAAGGTTGTTGTTGATCTTTTTACAACCTCAAACactgtttatttgtttgttattgttataaTCACCAAACCCATCTTGCAGAATactagtataaaaaaaaaatgtaagatggTGGATTCATTTCATCATGTTGTTGTAATTTGTAAAGTAACGAAAATGCTGCTCATGTggattagtttttgttttgaccagtaaaaatttatttaacagTGTTTAGTACCcccttatttttttgtaacttttgttgTCTTTTAGAATAAAGGTTAAATTCGTAAAAATACATTGACCTCGGTTTGACCGGTTTGacgagaaaagagaagaatgacAGATAGCACCCAGCTGTGAAGCGGAGGAGACGGTGGCAAAAAATGgtaataaaaactaaaaggaAGGGGTAATCCTGGGAAATTGATTGAAACGCCATCAATGGAACGTAGTTTTCTTCGGGTGGCCAATTAAAAACTGAAccacttttctcttttaagtCTTCGTTTCGTCGGTTCGATTCTCTCTTCTTGGgatattttttattcttcttctcttcttcttcttcttcttcttcttcttcttcttcttctgttgttttCAATTCGCTACCACCGgagctccttcttcttcttccaggtaataataataatctccgATATCAGTTTTATGATTTGACCTGAGTTTCTATTTGTTTCTAACTCTTCGATCCCTAGTGTTAGCtcactaattagtaattagtacttcctttttttttttttttttttttttttNNNNNNNNNNNNNNNNNNNNNNNNNNNNNNNNNNNNNNNNNNNNNNNNNNNNNNNNNNNNNNNNNNNNNNNNNNNNNNNNNNNNNNNNNNNNNNNNNNNNNNNNNNNNNNNNNNNNNNNNNNNNNNNNNNNNNNNNNNNNNNNNNNNNNNNNNNNNNNNNNNNNNNNNNNNNNNNNNNNNNNNNNNNNNNNNNNNNNNNNNNNNNNNNNNNNNNNNNNNNNNNNNNNNNNNNNNNNNNNNNNNNNNNNNNNNNNNNNNNNNNNNNNNNNNNNNNNNNNNNNNNNNNNNNNNNNNNNNNNNNNNNNNNNNNNNNNNNNNNNNNNNNNNNNNNNNNNNNNNNNNNNNNNNNNNNNNNNNNNNNNNNNNNNNNNNNNNNNNNNNNNNNNNNNNNNNNNNNNNNNNNNNNNNNNNNNNNNNNNNNNNNNNNNNNNNNNNNNNNNNNNNNNNNNNNNNNNNNNNNNNNNNNNNNNNNNNNNNNNNNNNNNNNNNNNNNNNNNNNNNNNNNNNNNNNNNNNNNNNNNNNNNNNNNNNNNNNNNNNNNNNNNNNNNNNNNNNNNNNNNNNNNNNNNNNNNNNNNNNNNNNNNNNNNNNNNNNNNNNNNNNNNNNNNNNNNNNNNNNNNNNNNNNNNNNNNNNNNNNNNNNNNNNNNNNNNNNNNNNNNNNNNNNNNNNNNNNNNNNNNNNNNNNNNNNNNNNNNNNNNNNNNNNNNNNNNNNNNNNNNNNNNNNNNNNNNNNNNNNNNNNNNNNNNNNNNNNNNNNNNNNNNNNNNNNNNNNNNNNNNNNNNNNNNNNNNNNNNNNNNNNNNNNNNNNNNNNNNNNNNNNNNNNNNNNNNNNNNNNNNNNNNNNNNNNNNNNNNNNNNNNNNNNNNNNNNNNNNNNNNNNNNNNNNNNNNNNNNNNNNNNNNNNNNNNNNNNNNNNNNNNNNNNNNNNNNNNNNNNNNNNNNNNNNNNNNNNNNNNNNNNNNNNNNNNNNNNNN is a genomic window containing:
- the LOC104753099 gene encoding serine/threonine-protein kinase Nek4-like, whose product is MEQFRQIGEVLGSLNALMVLQDDILINQRQCCLLLDIFSLGFNTVAEEIRHNLKLEEKHTKWRALEPPLRELYRVFKEGEMYVRNCMSNKDWWGKVINFHQNKDCLEFHIHNLLSYFPAVIEAIEIAGEISGLDPAEMERRRVVFLRKYDKEWNDPKLFQWRFGKQYLVPRDLCSRFEHSWREDRWNLVEALQEKRKSESHEIGKTERRLADFLLKKLTGLEQFNGKLFPSSILVGSKDYQVRRRLGGQYKEIQWLGDSFVLRHFFGDLEPLNAEISSLLSLCHSNILQYLCGFYDEERKECSLVMELMHKDLKSYMKENCGPRRRYLFSVPVVIDIMLQIARGMEYLHSNEIFHGDLNPMNILLKERSHTEGYFHAKISGFGLTSVKNQSFSRASSRPTTPDPIIWYAPEVLSEMEQDLKGTAPRSKFTHKADVYSFAMVCFELITGKVPFEDSHLQGDHMAKNIRTGERPLFPFPSPKYLVSLIKRCWHSQPNQRPTFSSICRILRYIKKFLVVNPDHGHLQIQNPLVDCWDLEARFLKKFSMESGSHAGSVTQIPFQLYSYRVTEKEKMSPNFNKEENSETGESVSESVSVVEDPPTMPTYAKSLCLDAISEYSDTRSVYSEAPIKKTSALKKSSDAVKLRRNSISGLRSSGSSPIKPRSATKASSPLSPFGRSSSKARKDTRLPLSPMSPLIHGRRRQLTGPASDSELT
- the LOC104754176 gene encoding putative pentatricopeptide repeat-containing protein At1g64310; the protein is MASHTQLGLIIFEFSRKSQTKLSTQKLHSFVTKSKLARDPFFATQLVRFYALNDDLVSARKLFDVFPERSVFLWNSVIRAFAKAHQFSTAFSLFSQMLSSATRPDNFTYACLARGCSESFDTEGLRCIHGIAIVSGLGFDQICGSAIVKAYSKAGLTFEASKLFLSIPDPDVALWNAMISGYGCSGFWDKGVNLFNLMQHRGHVPNCYTMVALTTCLIDPSSLLIARSVHGFCLKINLDTHAYVGCALVNLYSRCRCIASACSVYNTISGPDLVACSSLITGYSRCGNHKEALYLFNEMRMSGKKPDCVLVAIVLGSCAELSDSVYGKEVHGYVIRLGLEFDIKVCSALIDMYSKCGVLDYAMNLFAGIPEKNIVSFNSVILGLGLHGFASSAFEKFTEMLEMGLKPDEVTFAALLSTCCHSGLLNEGQEIFERMKSEFGVEPQTEHYVYVVKLMGMAGKLEEAFEFVMSLRKPIDSGILGALLSYCEVHENTQLAEVVAENILENGEERRSVYKVMLSNVYARYGRWDDVERLRDGITESSEGKLPGISWF
- the LOC104753100 gene encoding protein NETWORKED 4B-like encodes the protein MERAKTEVEKKVSKLVKFIQTKNKIPKDSKRELLGIVNDLQEQCQSLYSVFDDFQQDLDPNSGGGRRKGKSRIASSSSDLEYYSSEEIENVVDEGIEISELQSKLETLRNDAEERERELASRVKELERELGNAKAECDQKRGLEKEIAMKASESKQLGEKNKGLRSQISGLESVLREKGDEISTLVNKFGNSELGLTSRIEELKSQLRNLEEEIGFLRARNAELAKKYEVKRVEDEERVKGLVDQVNGMKRELESSRRQKDGSEAKLEKKVEEVTETEMQLKSLKEETEEERNRLNEEIEYLKGENEKLHTRIAELDSLNMEIKTKNADKIRNESKILDIQNSDQKKLVKEQDDIIRRLSEKLKDQQRLVEEQKDTIDKLSDDQKLSKRWSSGSSRDSKLNPNALEKKMEELAEDFRMKIEDHIRILYRRIHVAEQIHLESKHEYIKTREMAQENRESLMFFETHFSNMKDSLEKGYRRSEMAMKKLEEAEEQTKRVGRLGEEIESAKQWVSEKKSEVESLTAKLEYGEAEENLLKEKLSKLEKKLAEEGTEKLKLTKVVSKIETKMKELELKAKGREVEVLSLREEKREAIRQLCIVVDYQRDRYDQLKKSSILKGCC